The Halorussus gelatinilyticus genome contains the following window.
ATCCCTCGCATACGACCTTTTTATTGCGAGCACAGCCGTCGTCGGCGACTACGCTCGATAAAAAGCTCGACCAAAAAGCACTGCGCTCCTCCCGTTGGTCGTCGCTTGGCCCGCTCGCTCACTCCCTACGCTCGCGGCTTCGCCGCTCGCAATTCGCGGCGCTTCGCGCCGCGCTATCGGTCGTTCGCTCGCGGTGAACTGCTAGTACGCAAACAGATGTTCGGTTGGCGCGTGAGGAGGTAGAGCAATACAGAGGTTTCTATGGAAGGTAAAAGTACACCTCTTATAACGACAAACCTGTCTCTAGAGAGTCGAAACCCCCATTTTCCCGAATCCACTACTCAAAGCTAATGACCGACGAGTCCGTCGAACGCGCGTTCCGAGAGCATCCCGACTTCGAACAGACCGACGACGGCGAGTTCGAGACGCCACAGAAACCGTTTCCGGGGGTCGTCACCGTGGCCGACGTGCCGGGAGACGGCGCGACGGCCGGCGACGACGAGCGCGAGTATCGTCTCGAAGTCCGAACGCCGACGCTCGACGCCGCGGTCGAGGGCGAGGAGGTCGCCGAAGTCGTAGAGGACGGCTGGTTCGAGACGCTGGAACTCCGACTGGACGACGCCCACACCGTCGCCAACGCCGAGGCTTCGCCGCCAGACGTCGAGCGCGAGGGCGAAGAGGTCGTCGTGACCACCGCGTTGGCGTCGGCCGACCCCGAGCGGGCCGCCGAGGACGCGCTGGCGATAGTCGAGTACGTCGAGGGAACGTGGGTCCAAGGCATCATCCCCGGCTACGACTACCGAGAGCCGGCCGCGAGCCTGCGCGAGAGCGCGAGACAGAATTACGACGAAGGTGGCGGGCCGGGCGGTGCGGGCGGGCCGAGCGATGCCGGCGGTTCGGGGAGTGCCGGCGGACCGGGCGGGCGGCCGCGCTGAGGTCGGTCAGTCCATCGCGATGTACGTCTGGGTGTCCTCGACGCCGTTGACGCCCTGAATCCCGTCGGCCGCGATCTCCTTGACGTTCGCAGTCGAGTCCACGTCGAGTTTCGCGATGATGTCCACGTCGCCCGCGACGATGTGGGCGTCTACCACGCCGTCGAGGTCTAAGATAGCGCTCTTGAGTCGGTCCGCCTCGCCCGTGTTCGCCTTGACCATGACGTACGCTGTAACCATGTCAGTTCCCTCCGGTCATTGCTTGCGCGCTCGCTCTGCTGGCGTCGCCGACCAGAATCTGTCGCACGTCCTCCAACACGTCGAAGTCCGCGAGGACGGCGAGTCGGTCCCCGGCCTCCATCGAGTCGTCGGCGAGCGGGATGTCCATCGGTTCGTCGGCCTTCCCGAACGCCAGGATGCGGGAGTCGGCCGGGAGCGAGAGTTCGCTGATGGAGTAGCCTTTCACCGGCGATTCGTCGGTGATGGTGAGTTCGACCACCTGTAGGCTCTGGGCGATGTCGGCGATTGCGCGGATGTTGCCACCCAGCAGGGCGTTCTTCGCGCCGATAGCGCCCAGTCGCTCGGGGTAGACCACCTCGTCCACGTCGCTGGCGAACTTCCGGTAGATGTCCTCGCGGTAGTCCTCGTCGATGCGCAGGACCGTCCGACAGCCGTAGTGCTTACCGACCATGCACGCCGCGAAGTTGACGTTGAGGTCGCCCGTCAGCGCGCCGAGCGCGTCGGCGGATTCGAGGTCGGCCTCCTCCAAAATTTCCTCGCGGCCGCCGTCGCCGTCGACGACCTCGAAACCGTCGTTGCGGGCGCGCTCGACCTTGTTGGCGTCGCGCTCGACCAGCGTGACCTCGTGGCCCTCCTCCCGCAGGACGCGGGCCGTCCGGAGACCTACCCGACCCGAGCCTATGATAACGAATCGCATGGTACTCCGTACGCGACACTGCTTGAATAACTTTTCTCCCCCAAACGCTTTTCTTCTGTGGTACTGAATCACACAGCACGATGGTTCACGCCTTTGTCATGGTGAAAACCGCCGCCGGGCGCTCAGAGGACGTGCTGGCGGCGGTCCGCGAACTGGACCGCATCTCCGAGGCCCACGTCGTCGCAGGCGAGTTCGACGTCATCGCGGAGGCCGAGGCCGACGAGGTGTACGACGTACTCCAGACCGCCTCGTCCGACATCTCGGGGATGGACGGCGTCGCGGACACGAAGACGTACATGGCGCTCGACTGACCCGGTCGGTCTCAGCTTCTCGGCAGTCGGCGGTGAACTCCCGTCAGTGGTCCAGTTCCTGCACGTCGTTCTCGGCGAGGAACGAGTCGAGCCACGCCTTCTGCTCGCGGAGGTTCGGGGGTAGGTTCTCGTACACCCGGTCGAACACGTCGTGGGGGTCGCCGGGTTCGACCGACTCGGCGCGCTCGACCGCCTCGTCGAGTTGTTCGTCGGCCTCCGCTCGGACCTCCTCGACGAACTCGTCGTCCAGCACGCCCTGCTCGCGCAGGTACTCCTCGTAGCGGTCGAGCGGGTCGGCGGTCCGCCAGTCGGGCAACTCCTCGGCAGCGTCCTCGTACTGGCTCGGGTCGTCGCTGGTCGTGTGTGCGCCCTGCCGGTAGGTCAGACTCTCGACGAGGACCGGCTCGCCTTCCCGCGCGGAGTTCAGCGACTCGGCGACAGTCTCCCGGACCGCGAGCGGGTCGTTGCCGTCCACCTGCACGCCCTCGAAGCCGTACGCTCCGGCCTTCTGCGCGATGGTGTCGCTGGCGGTCTGGCGGTGTCGCGGCAGGCTAATCGCCCACTCGTTGTTCTCGCAGAAGAAGACGGTCGGCGCGTCGAAGACGCCCGCGAAGTTGAGTCCCTCGTGGAAGTCGCCCTCGCTGGTCGCGCCGTCGCCGAAGTAACAGAGGACGGCCGGGTTCCGAGCGTCGCCGCCGTCGGCCGCCGCGCCCTCGGCCTCGGCTTGCTCGGCTCCGGTCTCGCCCTTCACGGCTCGCTCGTAGTTCATCGCCATCCCGACGCCCGCGGCGTGGGGAATCTGGGTGGCGATGGGGACCGCCTGCGGGAAGTTCGGCACGTCGTGGCCCGAGTCGTACTCGGGCATCCCGCGCCGGAAGAGGAGAATGTCGCTCATCGGCACGTCGCGGGCTATCTGCATCGCGTTCGACCGGTAGGTCGGGAAGAGCCAGTCGTCGTCGGCCATCGCCATCGCGGCCCCGACCTGCGACCCCTCCTGCCCGCGGTAGGGCGGCCAACTGCTCATCCAGCCTCTGCGCTGGAGCGCCAGCGCTCGCTCGTCGAACGCCCGCGCCCGGACCAGCTCTCGGTAGGTCTCCCGCGCCTGTTCGGGCGAGAACGGCGTCTCCGAGAGGTCTCGCTCGCCGATGATGCGGTTCATGCGCCGCGGTTCGTGCGCCCCTCGCATAGTGGTTCCGGAACCGGGCGACCCACTCCCGGAACCGAACGACCCGCTCCCCGACGGGGTTCGAAATTCATCCCAAACGACCTTACCGGGGGCTGGTGAAACCCGTACGAAATGAGCGTCATCGCGGAGCTATCCATCCCGGTCGAGGACTTTCCGCTCGGTCGCGCACTCGCCGTCACGCCGAACATGCAGATCGAACTGGAGCGCATCGTCCCGACAGATACCGGTGCGCTCCCCTTCTTCTGGGTCCGGGGCGACGACGTGGACGCGTTCGTCGCCGAGCTACGGGAGGAGACCGACGTGGACGCGATCTCGATTCTG
Protein-coding sequences here:
- a CDS encoding thiamine pyrophosphate-dependent enzyme, which produces MNRIIGERDLSETPFSPEQARETYRELVRARAFDERALALQRRGWMSSWPPYRGQEGSQVGAAMAMADDDWLFPTYRSNAMQIARDVPMSDILLFRRGMPEYDSGHDVPNFPQAVPIATQIPHAAGVGMAMNYERAVKGETGAEQAEAEGAAADGGDARNPAVLCYFGDGATSEGDFHEGLNFAGVFDAPTVFFCENNEWAISLPRHRQTASDTIAQKAGAYGFEGVQVDGNDPLAVRETVAESLNSAREGEPVLVESLTYRQGAHTTSDDPSQYEDAAEELPDWRTADPLDRYEEYLREQGVLDDEFVEEVRAEADEQLDEAVERAESVEPGDPHDVFDRVYENLPPNLREQKAWLDSFLAENDVQELDH
- a CDS encoding Lrp/AsnC family transcriptional regulator → MVHAFVMVKTAAGRSEDVLAAVRELDRISEAHVVAGEFDVIAEAEADEVYDVLQTASSDISGMDGVADTKTYMALD
- a CDS encoding Lrp/AsnC family transcriptional regulator, whose amino-acid sequence is MVTAYVMVKANTGEADRLKSAILDLDGVVDAHIVAGDVDIIAKLDVDSTANVKEIAADGIQGVNGVEDTQTYIAMD
- a CDS encoding DUF5813 family protein, whose protein sequence is MTDESVERAFREHPDFEQTDDGEFETPQKPFPGVVTVADVPGDGATAGDDEREYRLEVRTPTLDAAVEGEEVAEVVEDGWFETLELRLDDAHTVANAEASPPDVEREGEEVVVTTALASADPERAAEDALAIVEYVEGTWVQGIIPGYDYREPAASLRESARQNYDEGGGPGGAGGPSDAGGSGSAGGPGGRPR
- a CDS encoding potassium channel family protein, translated to MRFVIIGSGRVGLRTARVLREEGHEVTLVERDANKVERARNDGFEVVDGDGGREEILEEADLESADALGALTGDLNVNFAACMVGKHYGCRTVLRIDEDYREDIYRKFASDVDEVVYPERLGAIGAKNALLGGNIRAIADIAQSLQVVELTITDESPVKGYSISELSLPADSRILAFGKADEPMDIPLADDSMEAGDRLAVLADFDVLEDVRQILVGDASRASAQAMTGGN